Genomic window (Blastocatellia bacterium):
TCATTGGCTACGGGTTTGGCGACGAGCATGTGAACGCAATTATCCGGCAAGCCCTCGCCGTCCCGAGCTTCATCTTGCTCATCGCGACCCCATCGGCTTCCAGCGACTTCGTCAAGACGCTCCGCGAACAGCGAGACCGCCGGGTCTGGATTGCCAAAGGGCCATCGATAGGAACTTTTGCAGGCTTTGTCGAGTACCTATTGCCGGACCTACGAGACGAGGAGATCCGCAAGAAAGTCCTCGAAACGCACCGTGCGCTCAGTAAGACAATGCCGTTGCAAGGAGACTCTGATGGCAAATGACTTCGAGATCGGCCGTGTGGTCGCCGTAGACACTGCCCAAGTGACCATCGAGCTAAATCCCGATTTGAAAGGGATGAGCCGAAATACCTACGAAGGTCCCCAAGAAGTCGGGCGAATCAACTCCTATGTGATCATCCCGGTCGGGGCTCGGCGCCTGGTCGCCATGGTAACGCGCGTAGTGCTCGTCGAAGAAGCAGAGATGAGGGCTGATCGGACAATGGTTGCACTTCCTGCCACCCGCCGCCTGATGAAAGCTACGCTCATTGGTACCATTGAGGGCGGTTCGTTTCGACAAGGCGTGTCACTTTTCCCTGTGCTTGACGCTCCGGTTTACCTGGCTGGTCGGTCTGACCTGGACGCCCTCTTCGGTCCTATCGAGCAAGACACCGGCTTAGCCTCAAACTCGGAGAACCCGGGGTACTGCATCCCAATCGGTGAGTCCGCAGTCATGCAGGGGCGAATTATTCGGATCAATCCAGATGCTTTCTTTGGTAAGCATGCCGCAGTCCTTGGGAGTACGGGGTCCGGCAAGTCCTGCACAATTGCCAGTCTGATCCAAGCCATTCGTGAGCAACCGGGAGTGAAGCGGACGATCTTCGTGATTTTGGACACGAACGGCGAGTACCGAACGGCATTCCAAAAGCAGAAGGACGATGGTAGTTGGGAGGATCTCGGACCACGGGGGACGCTTTATATCCCGTCTGATCGGGTTGCGAAATCTGACCGGCTCGTGATTCCATACTGGTTCATGAGCTCGGAAGACTTTGTCCGGCTGTTTCAAGCTTCCAAGGGTGTGCAGCGGCCTGTTCTACTTGAGGCTTTGCGTCTCGCACGAAATGAAGCTGGTACTGCATCACGGCTCACTGTGCTGCGTGAGGAACTTATTCACGAAATTAACCGAATTTGGTCGTTGTCCGGAAAGGATGAAAAGACCTCCAAAGATGTAAGAGACTTAGCACAAGGACTCAAGAACCGCATTAGTCAAGATGACCTCACGACCGCATGGGGAGAGGCCGAGGTTAAGTATTCTCTGACCAAGGCCCACGTGGATAGGGCTTTAGATACTGTGTTGACTATTGCCTCGAACCATATCGACAACGGCGTCTACCCTAAGGTCCTCCCCGCTGACGCTCGGAAAGTAATCCGCGACACCCTCGAGCCTATCTATGAGAAATTGACCGGGGCACACCTCGGTGAAAGCGGCGCAGATACCAGTCGGTCTGCAGATACTCCTTCATATTTCGATAAGTTGAAATTCCGCTCCCGGCACCTCGAGCGAGTTCTCTGCCGCGAGGAGTCAGGAGGTGCGAGGGCGCGTGATTACGTGGGTACGATGCTTATGCGAATCGACCGCCTGCTCACCGATCCGAGGTTCGATTTCCTGTTCGGTCCGGTTGGCCAAGCGATGCCGAATCCAGTGCATGCTTTGGCAACGTTTCTTCGTGACACCCTTGGCATCGGTGCGGCCGAGGCTCTGCAGTTGTCGTCCAAAGATGACGCTCCGGAGGGACAACTGCCCTTCTATGACCGCCAGCGTGCCGGCGAGAAGGCCGTTGATGTTGTTATCCTCGACCTGAGCCTGCTTGTGGCTGAAGTCTTAGAAAATGTGACCGCGCTGATCGGCCGTCTGATTCTCGAGTTTCTGCAGCGCTTGGGCGAGTACGGAGGCGAGGGCGCTCGGGGTTCGTTGCCCGTTGTCCTAGTCCTGGAGGAAGCCCACAACTACATCCAACAGCCGCGGTCCGCTGAGGAAGAATCGATTTCGCGGGTCCTCTTTGAACGAATCGCTCGCGAAGGACGCAAGTATGGCCTCGGTCTGGTGGTGGCCTCGCAACGGCCAAGTGAACTTTCCAGGACCGTGCTATCTCAGTGTAATAGCTTCATTGTCCATCGGCTGCAGAACCCTGAGGACCTGCGGTATTTTAAGGAAATCGTGCCGGCCATTTATGGTCCGATGCTTGATCAGATCCCAGCGCTCGCACCGCAAACCGCGCTGGTCCTCGGCGAGTGCGTACCGGCCCCGGCGCTTGTTCGGATCCGCGAGGCACGCCCCGTGCCTAGGAGCCGCGACCCGAAGTTCTACCGATACTGGGTAACCGATTCTCCTCCGAAAGTCGATGTCGAAGCCATCTGCAAGCAGTGGGAGAACGCGAGTAATCAAGAGGAAGATAGCGGATGACCCCTCACGCCCTCACTGAATCCACCGTCGAAGAGGCCGCCCTGACTTGGCTGGAATCCCTCAGCTGGCGGATTGCCTATGGGCCGAACATTGGGCCGGGCACTCTGACCGCCGAGCGCGCCGATTACCGCGAGGTTATCCTGGCCCAGCGGCTGCGCGATGCCCTGGCGCGGCTCAACCCCGACCTTCCGGCTGAGGCCCTGGAGGATGCCTTCCGCCGCCTCACGCATCCGGAGGGTGCCACGCTGGAAGCCCGCAACCGGGCTTTCCACCGCATGCTGGTAGATGGGGTCGAGGTGGAATACCGGCGCCTGGACGGGCGCATCGCGGGTGCCCAGGTTCACGTCCTGGATTTTGAAGACCCCGACAACAACGACTGGCTGGCTGTGAACCAGTTCACCGTGGAGGAGGGCCGCCATACCCGCCGCCCAGATATCGTCCTCTTCGTGAACGGCCTGCCCCTGGCCATCATCGAGCTTAAGAACCCTGCGGATGAGGAGGCCACCATCTGGACGGCCTTCAACCAACTGCAGACCTATAAGGCGGAACTTCCCACTCTCTTTTCATTCAATGAATTGCTGGTCATCTCCGATGGCCTGGAAGCCCGTCTCGGGACCTTCATCGCGGGGCGCGAATGGTTCAAGCCCTGGCGGACGGTCGCCGGCGTTCAGATCGAAGACCAGAGCGTTCCACAGCTTGAGGTGCTTCTCAGGGGCGTGTTCGACAAGCCGTACTTCCTGGAGCTCCTCCGGGACTTCATCGTCTTCGAGGACGACGGCAGCGGGCGGCTGGACAAGAAAGTCGCGGGCTACCATCAGTTCCATGCGGTACGGGTGGCCGTGGCGGAGACGCTCCGCGCATCCAAGGAGCCCCTCAGCTCGGCCTGGGTCCGTGAACTCCTTATGAGATATCAGACAGGCATCCAGCCCGGCGGGCGTCCGGGAGACCGCCGGGTGGGCGTTGTCTGGCACACGCAGGGCGCCGGCAAGAGCTTGACCATGGTCTTCTACGCGGCCCGCATCGCCCGCGAACCGGAGATGGAGAACCCCACCATCGTGGTCCTCACCGACCGTAACGACCTGGATGACCAGCTCTTCGGCGTCTTTTCCCGCTGTCAGGACCTCCTGCGCCAGCCCCCAGTCCAGGCCGAGTCGCGCGCCCACCTGCGGGAGCTCCTCCGCCGCCCTTCCGGCGGGATCGTGTTCACCACCATCCAGAAGTTCTTCCCGGAGGAGAGGGGAGACCGGCACCCTCTCCTCTCCGAGCGCCGCAACATCGTCGTGATCGCCGACGAGGCCCACCGGAACCAGTACGACTTCATTGACGGCTTCGCCGGCACATGCGCGACGCCCTGCGCCCAATGCCTTTTTCATCGCCTTCACCGGGAAGCTCACCGAACCGATGTTCGAGGCGATCTTCCGCCGAGCCCGCGAGTTGATGGAAACCCGGTGAGTTCCCCCCTCAGTCGGTGCGGAAAAGGAGAACACGCAAATGCACGGAGACGTCAACGAAGCCTTTGAGATTCTTTTGAACGAACTGGATGCTGCTCTCAAGGATGTGCGGGAGCGTGCAGCTGCAGCATCCCGGCAGGGCGACTATGAACGGGCGCAAACGGAGCTTGCACGGGCGCAACAGATAGAGAA
Coding sequences:
- a CDS encoding DUF87 domain-containing protein, encoding MANDFEIGRVVAVDTAQVTIELNPDLKGMSRNTYEGPQEVGRINSYVIIPVGARRLVAMVTRVVLVEEAEMRADRTMVALPATRRLMKATLIGTIEGGSFRQGVSLFPVLDAPVYLAGRSDLDALFGPIEQDTGLASNSENPGYCIPIGESAVMQGRIIRINPDAFFGKHAAVLGSTGSGKSCTIASLIQAIREQPGVKRTIFVILDTNGEYRTAFQKQKDDGSWEDLGPRGTLYIPSDRVAKSDRLVIPYWFMSSEDFVRLFQASKGVQRPVLLEALRLARNEAGTASRLTVLREELIHEINRIWSLSGKDEKTSKDVRDLAQGLKNRISQDDLTTAWGEAEVKYSLTKAHVDRALDTVLTIASNHIDNGVYPKVLPADARKVIRDTLEPIYEKLTGAHLGESGADTSRSADTPSYFDKLKFRSRHLERVLCREESGGARARDYVGTMLMRIDRLLTDPRFDFLFGPVGQAMPNPVHALATFLRDTLGIGAAEALQLSSKDDAPEGQLPFYDRQRAGEKAVDVVILDLSLLVAEVLENVTALIGRLILEFLQRLGEYGGEGARGSLPVVLVLEEAHNYIQQPRSAEEESISRVLFERIAREGRKYGLGLVVASQRPSELSRTVLSQCNSFIVHRLQNPEDLRYFKEIVPAIYGPMLDQIPALAPQTALVLGECVPAPALVRIREARPVPRSRDPKFYRYWVTDSPPKVDVEAICKQWENASNQEEDSG